The Nocardia sp. NBC_01329 sequence CCCAGGCGTACCCGGTCGGCGTCACCGATGCGGACGCCGGACGGGACCACGTAGTCGACCATGCGCGGGAACTTGTCGATGCTGTACACGGTGACCGGTCCGCGCGCGCGCAGTTTGGCGCGGGTGGTCTCGAATCCGTCCACCGCGGCCGGGCCGTGATTGGTCCACACCACATTGCTGAGCAGGGCGAACTGACCCGCCAAGCTCACCTGGTGTGGCCGGACCAGACGGTGCGAGAGCAGATGCAGCCGCAGATAGACATCGTGGGCGTCCACCGGGGCGGCGGACAGGTCGGCGATGGTGGTGCGTACCGCCATCACGTCGACGCCGCGCGCGGTGTCCGGGCCGACCAGATCGGCGAGTCCGGCGGGTGCGGTAGCGAGACGTTCGGTGCCGGTATCGCCGAACTCGCCCAGCTCCGGGCTGGGAAACCAGGTGTCCAGAACGGTCCCGTCCGAGGTCACGTTGGCGATGCCGATGGCGGATGCTCCCTGAGTGCTCACGAGACCGAAGCCTACCCACCGGCGGTCCGTTACGGCGGGGCCCCTCTACGCTCGTATCCCGTGACCCTCGACCTGCACGCCGACCCCATCGCACTCACCGCGGCCCTCGTCGATATCCCGAGCGTATCCCGGGACGAGGCCGCGATCACCGCGGCCGTAGAGGCGGCACTACGCACCCAGACCAGCGGTTTCGAGGTGCTGCGCCGCGGCAATGTGGTGCTCGCGCGGACGAACCGCGGGCTACCGTCGCGGGTCGTCCTGGCCGGGCACCTCGATACCGTGCCGATCGCGGACAACGTGCCGGGCCGGTTCACCACCGAGAACGATGCCGAGGTCTTCTACGGCTGTGGTTCGGTCGATATGAAATCGGGTGACGCGGTGTTCCTGCATCTCGCGGCCACCGTCGCCGAACCCGTCCACGATCTGACTCTGATCTTCTACGACTGCGAGGAGATCTCCGCCGAGTTCAACGGTCTCAACGCCATCGAACGGGAAGTACCGGAATGGCTGGACGGCGATCTGGCGATTCTCGGTGAGCCCTCCGGCGGCTGGATCGAGGCCGGTTGTCAGGGCACGCTGCGGGTCCGGTTGAGCACCGCGGGCGTCCGCGCGCATTCGGCCCGTTCCTGGCTGGGCGACAACGCCATCCACCGGCTGGCGCCGGTGCTGGCCCGGCTCTCGGAATATCGTGCCCGGGAAGTCGATATCGACGGCTGCCGCTACCGCGAAGGATTGTCCGCAGTCCGCGTCGCGGGCGGGGTCGCGGGCAATGTGGTGCCCGACGCCGCCGAGGTGGAGGTGAACTTCCGATTCGCCCCGGACCGCTCGGTGGAGCAGGCGACCGAGCACGTACGGGAGGTGTTCGCGGGGCTGGATCTCGAACTCGAGGTCACCGACGCTGCTGCCGGTGCGTTGCCCGGGCTCACCGCCCCCGCGGCCCGCGGGCTCGTCGAGACGGTACGCGCGCACGGTTCGGCAGGAGTCCGGGCGAAATACGGGTGGACCGATGTCTCCCGCTTCGCCGCCCGCGGTATCCCCGCCGTGAACTTCGGCCCCGGCGACCCCAACCTCGCCCATAAACGTGACGAGCACGTTCCGCTGGCACAGATCACCGCGGTGACCGAGATGCTGCGCGGGTATCTCACCGGGTCGGTGTAGCGGCGCGACCCGGATCCGCTCCCCGGAGGCCGATGCGGCGTGCACGGTAGCCTGTCGGCCATGTCAACCGACGCCGCCGAATCCGGGATGGCCGGCAAACCCAAGACCCGCTTTCGCGGGCCCCTCATGTTCCGCCGGGAACGGACCCCGCGAGGCACGACCGCCGACCAGCATCTGCTGGACCAGCGCAGCGACAGCGACTGGGTGCACACCGACCCATGGCGAGTCCTGCGGATCCAGGCCGAATTCGTCGAGGGCTTCGGTGCCCTGGCAGAGGTCCCGCGTGCGGTGAGTGTGTTCGGTTCGGCACGCACCGACCCCGGCAACCCGGAGTACACGGCCGCGCGGGAGCTGGGCGCGGCCCTGGCGACCGCCGGATTCGCGGTGATCACCGGCGGTGGACCCGGTGTGATGGAGGCCGCCAACCGGGGGGCGTCGGAAGCGGGCGGCTACTCCATCGGTCTCGGTATCGAGTTGCCGTTCGAACAGAGCCTCAACGACTGGGTCGATCTGGGGATCAACTTCCGGTACTTCTTCGTACGCAAGACAATGTTCGTGAAGTATTCCCAGGCCTTCGTCTGTATGCCCGGCGGCTACGGAACCCTCGACGAACTGTTCGAGGCCCTCACCCTGGTGCAGACCCGCAAGATCACCCGATTCCCGATCATCCTCTTCGGCAGCAAGTACTGGGCGCCGCTGGTGGAATGGATCCGGAACTCGCTGGCCGCGGACGGCCGTATCTCCCCGGGAGATATCGACCTGCTGCACGTCACCGACGATATCGACGAAGTGGTCCGGATCATTCAGGAATACGCGCCCGGCAACGCTACCCTCGAGAAATCCGGTACGGAGGACGAATGGTGACCTCGCGAGCTTTCGCGTTGTGCGTGTACTGCTCCGCGAGCACCACCGACCCCGAACAACTCGCCTTGGCGGCCCGTGTCGGCGCCGAAATCGCGAAGCGCGGGTGGCAGTTGGTGTCCGGCGGCGGCAACGTCTCCATGATGGGCGCGCTGGCCACCGCGGCCCGCGCCGGCGGCGCCGCCACGATCGGGGTCATCCCGAAACATCTCGTCCACCGCGAAGTGGCCGATGTGGACTCCGACGAACTGGTCGTGACCGATACGATGCGCCAGCGCAAACAGGTGATGGAGGACCGCGCCGACGCCTTCCTCACGCTGCCCGGCGGAATCGGCACGCTCGAGGAATTCTTCGAAACCTGGACCGGCGGCCAGCTCGGCCAGCACGACAAACCGATGGCCATCCTGGATCCCGCCGGGCACTACAGCGGCCTGTTCACCTGGCTCACCGAACTCCACGACCGCGGTTTCGTCCCGCAGGAGGCCCTCGACCGGATCACCTTGACACCGGATCTAACGGAGGCATTCGACGCGCTGAGCGGAGAGTAAGTGTGACTCGACTCATGTGGTCGCGTCGGTATTCGATAGGCCGGTCTGCGGCGAACCCGGACTCCGCCTCCGTGAGCCGGCCGCCGTCCACGACTTGTCGGAGCCGGTCCGTACCCGGGGCTCCGGCGTTCGAGCGGTCGCCATAAACTCGATCCATGTTCGAGCCTGTCCGGCCGTTGCCGACTCTTTGCGGCCGGACCGTCGCGACGGATCGCGCGCTGGTGATGGCCATTGTGAACCGCACCCCGGATTCCTTCTACGACCGTGGTGCGACCTTCAGCGATGCTGCCGCGTTGGCCGCCGTGGCGCGGGCGGTGGACGAGGGCGCCGATCTGGTCGATATCGGCGGGGTGAAGGCCGGGCCGGGGGAGCATGTGGACGCGGGCGAGGAGTCGCGGCGGGTCGTGCCGTTCGTCGCGGCGATCCGGGAGACGTACCCCGACCTGCTGATCAGTGTCGATACCTGGCGGTCGGATGTCGCGCGGGCCGCGGTCGCCGAGGGCGCGGACCTGATCAACGACACCTGGGCGGGCGCGGACCCGGAGCTGGTGCCGGTAGCCGCCGAGACGGGGGCCGGGATCGTATGCAGTCACACCGGCGGGGCGGTGCCGCGGACGCGGCCGCATCGGGTCCGGTACACCGATGTGGTGGCAGAGGTGACCGAGACAGTGGTCGGGGCAGCGGAGCGGGCCGCGGCGGCGGGGGTGCGACGGGATTCGATCCTGATCGATCCGACCCACGATTTCGGCAAGAACACCTATCACGGGCTCGCACTGTTGCGGGCAGCGGACGTTCTTGTTAAAAGCGGGTGGCCGGTCTTGATGGCGCTGAGCAATAAGGATTTCATCGGAGAGACATTAGGTGTCGGACTTTCCGAACGGCTGGAGGGCACATTGGCAGCAACAGCATGGTCGGCCGCGGCCGGTGCTCGCGTTTTCCGTGTGCACGAGGTCGCCGCGACCCGTCGCGTCGTGGACATGATCGCCGCGATCCAGGGCATCCGGCCCCCTGTACGAACTCTGCGAGGCCTCGTATGAAATTTCCACAGCACGAGCCCGACTGGGCGTCGACCCATACTTGGGACGCCCCCGACTGGTCGGTGGCCGATCTGGTCGCCGCCAAGGCCGGCCGCACCGTATCGGTGGTGCTGCCCGCGCTGAACGAAGAGAGAACCGTCGCCGATGTGGTGGCCAGCATCCGGCCGCTGCTGGGCACGCTGGTGGACGAACTGGTAGTGCTGGATTCCGGGTCGACCGACGCCACCGCCGAACGCGCCCGCGCGGCCGGGGCCGAGGTGATCACCCGGGAGCAGGCGGTACCCGAATTGGAGCCCTTCCCGGGCAAAGGGGAGGTGTTGTGGCGTTCGCTGGCGGTGACCAGCGGCGATCTGGTGGCGTTCGTCGATTCCGATCTGATCGATCCCGACCCGGCTTTCGTGCCGAAACTGCTCGGCCCGCTGCTCACCACCCCCGACCTGCATCTGGTGAAAGCCTATTACCGCCGGCCGCTGCGGCACGGCAGTGGGGTGGACGAGCATGGTGGCGGCCGGGTGACCGAACTCGTGGCGCGGCCGCTGCTGGCGGCGCTGCGTCCCGGACTCACCCAGGTCCTGCAGCCGTTGGGCGGTGAGTACGCCGGTACCCGGGAGTTGTTGACGGCGGTCCCGTTCGCACCGGGGTACGGGGTGGAGATCGGGTTGTTGCTCGACACCTACGATCGGCTGGGGCTGAGCGCGATCGGGCAGGTCGATCTGGGCGTTCGGACCCATCGCAACCGGCCGCTGGCCGATCTCGGTGTGATGAGCCGGCAGATCCTGGGCACGGTGCTGGGCCGCAGCGGCGTCCCGGATTCCGGAGTCGCCCTGACCCAGTTCCCGTTGATCGGCGACGAGTTCACCCCGCACAGCACCGCGGTGGATCTGGTCGACCGACCCCCGATGAACACCATCCGGCCGGGCGTAGCGGCCGCTTGAGCCGACCGGCCGGAGCCGCTGTCGCCGTCAGTGGTTCCGGTCCGGTTTTCCGCCCGGGAGTTCGTCTCCGGTGCTCGGGTCCTCGTCCTCTCCGGTCGTCCGCGTCGGGCGGCCGAGGACCTCGGGTTCGTCGGTATCTGTCGTGGATTCCTCGGCGGAGGGTGTGCCGGTTTCCGCCCGATCCCGCTCCTCGGGTCGTTCGGCCGCGGCCTGTTCGCCGGGTTCCTGCTCGTGTTCGAGGCGGGCCTGGAGTTCGGCGACCGTCACATACTCGCTCTCGGCGGAATCCGGACTACGCAGCCACAGGGTCACGGTAATCAGCAATCCCACCGCGACCAGGACAATCGCCACGATGATCAACGCATTCACCTGCGCCTCCACGAATTATCTCTTCGGAGCCGGACATCGCCACGATGCACCGAACGGCGCAAAGTAATTCTATGGCTATCGAACCCCCGGGCTCGGTCGACCGGCCGCGGTAAAGGTAAATCGGCCTACTGCGCACAGAGTAGCAATTCTTCGACCAGCTGATATTCGCTGTCGCTATAGCGGTTTCGGCGTGTCGGAACCGTCGTGCGCGGGCTTTCGCTTCTCCGGTGCGGTCAGCGCCGCTGGCGTACTGCCTGTGGGCGGGAATCCACCGGCTCGTGAAGATAGACCGGGGTGAGCAGGTCCGCGTCCACGGGCTCGCCGGTGGTGCGTTCGTACCGGACACCGACCAGCACGGAGAAGCGGCGATTGGCTGCCCGCTCGTGCAAGGTCGCCAACCTGGTGGCGAGCAACCGGACCGCGCCGAGCGAGCCAGGTGGGTGCAACCCGTCGAGGACGAGGATCGAACCGCGGCCGTCCGGGCGCGGGAGCCGGGCCAGGTAGGCGATATCGTGCGGTTCCGGGCCGGCCGGACGGTAGATCCGCCGCGCGGCGCGATCCTCGATACCGCGGCGGCCGTCACCGGGCCGGGCGACGGCGCGACGCAGCCGCGGGTCGGCGGCGATGAGATGGCGCAGGCTGGGGGAGAGTTCGGGACCGCCGATCACGATGAGGCCGTCCCGCAGTAGATCGATGGGCCGACCCGGGGCGAAGGGTTCGATGGTGACCGCGAAGCCCAGTTCCCGTAGCTGTTCGGCGAGCCGCGGCGCGGCCGCCGGATCCGGTGCCCCGATCAGCCTGCCCGCGCGGGTATCCGGGACCAGCAGGGTCATCGGCCCGTGCCCGAAGAACAATCCTTCGGGCGCCGGGCCCTGCGTGCTCACCTGATGGATACGGGCGCGGGAAAGCCCGGCGGCGGCACCGATTCTGGCGAAAGTCCACCCCTCGGCGTGTAACTCCCGGATCACCGCACGCCGAATTCGGGTGAGCTCGTTGATGGTCTGCTGAGCCGCTGCGACACCTTCGGTGGCGGCCTTGAGTCGCTCGACTTTGTCTTCGATCGCGAATATCCGCGCCACGTCATCGGCCGACATGTGCGAAGTCTAGACAGCGAGTCGCTGAACTGCGTCT is a genomic window containing:
- a CDS encoding glucosyl-3-phosphoglycerate synthase — encoded protein: MKFPQHEPDWASTHTWDAPDWSVADLVAAKAGRTVSVVLPALNEERTVADVVASIRPLLGTLVDELVVLDSGSTDATAERARAAGAEVITREQAVPELEPFPGKGEVLWRSLAVTSGDLVAFVDSDLIDPDPAFVPKLLGPLLTTPDLHLVKAYYRRPLRHGSGVDEHGGGRVTELVARPLLAALRPGLTQVLQPLGGEYAGTRELLTAVPFAPGYGVEIGLLLDTYDRLGLSAIGQVDLGVRTHRNRPLADLGVMSRQILGTVLGRSGVPDSGVALTQFPLIGDEFTPHSTAVDLVDRPPMNTIRPGVAAA
- a CDS encoding TIGR00730 family Rossman fold protein, coding for MVTSRAFALCVYCSASTTDPEQLALAARVGAEIAKRGWQLVSGGGNVSMMGALATAARAGGAATIGVIPKHLVHREVADVDSDELVVTDTMRQRKQVMEDRADAFLTLPGGIGTLEEFFETWTGGQLGQHDKPMAILDPAGHYSGLFTWLTELHDRGFVPQEALDRITLTPDLTEAFDALSGE
- a CDS encoding TIGR00730 family Rossman fold protein, with product MSTDAAESGMAGKPKTRFRGPLMFRRERTPRGTTADQHLLDQRSDSDWVHTDPWRVLRIQAEFVEGFGALAEVPRAVSVFGSARTDPGNPEYTAARELGAALATAGFAVITGGGPGVMEAANRGASEAGGYSIGLGIELPFEQSLNDWVDLGINFRYFFVRKTMFVKYSQAFVCMPGGYGTLDELFEALTLVQTRKITRFPIILFGSKYWAPLVEWIRNSLAADGRISPGDIDLLHVTDDIDEVVRIIQEYAPGNATLEKSGTEDEW
- the dapD gene encoding 2,3,4,5-tetrahydropyridine-2,6-dicarboxylate N-succinyltransferase, producing MSTQGASAIGIANVTSDGTVLDTWFPSPELGEFGDTGTERLATAPAGLADLVGPDTARGVDVMAVRTTIADLSAAPVDAHDVYLRLHLLSHRLVRPHQVSLAGQFALLSNVVWTNHGPAAVDGFETTRAKLRARGPVTVYSIDKFPRMVDYVVPSGVRIGDADRVRLGAHLAAGTTVMHEGFVNFNAGTLGTSMVEGRISAGVVVGDGSDIGGGSSTMGTLSGGGTTVISIGERSLLGANSGLGIPLGDDCVVEAGLYLTAGTKVTAPDGTVVKAAELSGKNNLLFRRNSRTGTVEVVPRAGTGIELNEALHAHN
- the dapE gene encoding succinyl-diaminopimelate desuccinylase, encoding MTLDLHADPIALTAALVDIPSVSRDEAAITAAVEAALRTQTSGFEVLRRGNVVLARTNRGLPSRVVLAGHLDTVPIADNVPGRFTTENDAEVFYGCGSVDMKSGDAVFLHLAATVAEPVHDLTLIFYDCEEISAEFNGLNAIEREVPEWLDGDLAILGEPSGGWIEAGCQGTLRVRLSTAGVRAHSARSWLGDNAIHRLAPVLARLSEYRAREVDIDGCRYREGLSAVRVAGGVAGNVVPDAAEVEVNFRFAPDRSVEQATEHVREVFAGLDLELEVTDAAAGALPGLTAPAARGLVETVRAHGSAGVRAKYGWTDVSRFAARGIPAVNFGPGDPNLAHKRDEHVPLAQITAVTEMLRGYLTGSV
- the folP gene encoding dihydropteroate synthase; its protein translation is MFEPVRPLPTLCGRTVATDRALVMAIVNRTPDSFYDRGATFSDAAALAAVARAVDEGADLVDIGGVKAGPGEHVDAGEESRRVVPFVAAIRETYPDLLISVDTWRSDVARAAVAEGADLINDTWAGADPELVPVAAETGAGIVCSHTGGAVPRTRPHRVRYTDVVAEVTETVVGAAERAAAAGVRRDSILIDPTHDFGKNTYHGLALLRAADVLVKSGWPVLMALSNKDFIGETLGVGLSERLEGTLAATAWSAAAGARVFRVHEVAATRRVVDMIAAIQGIRPPVRTLRGLV